A portion of the Paenibacillus marchantiae genome contains these proteins:
- a CDS encoding DUF5665 domain-containing protein, giving the protein MSKVTMNGNTPITGGKPAQQYDTTEHPFELRHEVKRLNTRLDQIADSLEKSQIKDIIENYSSPKKRIITNFTAGMARGLGLTVGTFVVLGLLAFILSQFVNMPIVGQYIADLLGYIEDYKK; this is encoded by the coding sequence ATGAGTAAAGTCACAATGAACGGCAATACGCCCATAACCGGAGGAAAACCCGCACAACAGTATGATACAACAGAACACCCTTTTGAATTGCGACATGAGGTCAAACGTCTGAATACTCGTCTGGATCAGATTGCAGACAGTTTGGAAAAATCTCAAATCAAGGATATTATCGAAAACTACAGCAGTCCCAAAAAACGTATCATTACCAACTTCACCGCTGGTATGGCACGTGGTTTGGGTTTGACGGTAGGGACCTTCGTCGTTCTTGGTCTGCTCGCTTTTATTCTCAGTCAATTCGTGAACATGCCAATTGTAGGACAATATATTGCTGACTTACTGGGATACATTGAAGATTATAAAAAATAA